In a single window of the Streptomyces cinnabarinus genome:
- a CDS encoding DUF4132 domain-containing protein → MGWVTAGDYEVALDAGKVVCRNAAGRRLKSVPAKLADDPAVVELRQLAEWLQRHERQCLTDVERWMVRSLAVPLPVIARVWPDPAWQAALRDLVVSGPDGEVAGFLRDADVDRGLGLVDLDGDTVRISPELVRLPHPVLLEDLEELREFAVELGVEQRAQQLFREVWHRPENLDTESRSVEEYAGGVFKELRFLAGRATQLGYRVRGGDAVCSLREDGRAIEARVWIGDYETYMETETGPLTWTDSAGKALRLGQVGPVAWSEGMRMAAALYAGRDIEDEEKAA, encoded by the coding sequence GTGGGGTGGGTGACGGCGGGCGACTACGAGGTCGCGCTGGACGCGGGGAAGGTCGTGTGCCGCAACGCGGCCGGGCGGCGGCTGAAGTCGGTACCGGCCAAACTCGCGGACGATCCCGCGGTGGTGGAGCTGCGTCAGCTCGCCGAGTGGCTTCAGCGGCACGAACGGCAGTGCCTGACCGACGTGGAGCGGTGGATGGTGCGCTCCCTCGCGGTGCCGCTCCCGGTCATCGCCCGGGTGTGGCCGGACCCGGCCTGGCAGGCGGCCCTGCGCGACCTGGTCGTCAGCGGACCGGACGGCGAGGTCGCCGGGTTCCTGCGGGACGCCGACGTCGACCGCGGCCTCGGTCTCGTCGACCTGGACGGCGACACCGTGCGCATCAGCCCCGAACTCGTGCGCCTCCCGCACCCGGTGCTCCTGGAGGACCTGGAGGAGCTGCGGGAGTTCGCCGTCGAACTCGGCGTCGAGCAGCGCGCCCAGCAGCTCTTCCGCGAGGTGTGGCACCGCCCGGAGAACCTCGACACCGAGTCCCGGTCCGTCGAGGAGTACGCGGGCGGGGTGTTCAAGGAGCTGCGGTTCCTGGCCGGCCGGGCCACCCAGCTCGGCTACCGCGTCCGCGGCGGCGACGCCGTCTGCTCGCTGCGCGAGGACGGCCGCGCGATCGAGGCCCGGGTCTGGATCGGCGACTACGAGACCTATATGGAGACCGAGACCGGCCCGCTCACCTGGACGGACAGTGCCGGAAAGGCGCTGAGGCTCGGTCAGGTCGGGCCGGTGGCCTGGTCGGAGGGCATGCGCATGGCGGCCGCGCTGTACGCGGGACGCGACATCGAGGACGAGGAGAAGGCCGCATGA
- a CDS encoding dienelactone hydrolase family protein codes for MNSHSVVVPAGPGADLAGDLVVPPSARAVVLFAHGSGSSRHSPRNRQVAAALRTAGLGTLLMDLLTEEEEREDAVTREHRFDIGLLGGRLVAAIDWLAERDATADLLVALFGASTGAAAALVAAAERPARVLTVVSRGGRPDLAGDALEAVRAPVLLIVGGRDREVMRLNEDAALRLRVPCTMHVVPGATHLFEEPGALDDVADAARQWCADHVRAASGD; via the coding sequence ATGAACTCCCACTCGGTCGTCGTGCCCGCGGGCCCGGGTGCCGACCTGGCCGGTGATCTGGTCGTGCCCCCGTCGGCGCGGGCCGTGGTGCTGTTCGCGCACGGCAGCGGCAGCTCCCGGCACAGCCCCCGCAACCGCCAGGTCGCCGCGGCCCTGCGCACCGCCGGTCTCGGCACACTGCTGATGGACCTGCTCACCGAGGAGGAGGAACGCGAGGACGCGGTCACCCGTGAGCACCGCTTCGACATCGGGCTGCTGGGCGGGCGGCTGGTGGCCGCCATCGACTGGCTGGCGGAGCGGGACGCCACCGCGGACCTGCTCGTCGCCCTGTTCGGCGCCAGCACCGGTGCGGCCGCCGCGCTGGTGGCCGCAGCCGAGCGTCCCGCGCGGGTGCTCACCGTGGTCTCCCGGGGCGGTCGGCCCGATCTGGCCGGGGACGCCCTGGAGGCCGTACGGGCGCCGGTGCTGCTGATCGTGGGCGGGCGGGACCGGGAGGTGATGCGGCTCAACGAGGACGCGGCGCTGCGGCTGCGGGTGCCCTGCACCATGCATGTCGTGCCCGGGGCCACCCACCTCTTCGAGGAGCCCGGCGCCCTCGACGACGTCGCCGACGCGGCCCGGCAGTGGTGCGCGGACCATGTCCGGGCCGCCTCGGGGGATTGA
- a CDS encoding ABC transporter ATP-binding protein translates to MTKTPDVPVGTAPDGLDARLVVDHGAFRLDVALRVAAGEVVALLGPNGAGKSTALRALAGLTPLTDGHLRLDGTELDRTPPESRPVGVVFQDYLLFPHLTALDNVAFGPRCQGASKAGSRALAARWLDRMGLADHAGAKPRKLSGGQAQRVALARALATNPRLLLLDEPLAALDARTRLEVRAQLRRHLDEFEAVAVLVTHDPLDAMVLADRLVVVEHGRVVQEGAPSHIARHPRTDYIAQLVGLNLYRGEADGHTVRLTTGPSLTTTELLSGPAFVAFPPSAVTLHRDRPTGSSARNLWRCEVAGLETHGDQIRAALTGELPLAADLTTVAAAELDLHPGATVWATVKAAETHAYPA, encoded by the coding sequence ATGACCAAGACCCCCGACGTCCCCGTCGGCACCGCCCCGGACGGGCTCGACGCCCGCCTGGTGGTGGACCACGGCGCGTTCCGCCTCGACGTGGCCCTGCGCGTCGCCGCGGGCGAAGTGGTCGCGCTGCTCGGCCCGAACGGCGCCGGAAAGTCCACCGCCCTGCGGGCCCTGGCCGGACTGACCCCGCTCACCGACGGCCATCTGCGGCTCGACGGCACGGAGCTGGACCGTACGCCGCCCGAGTCCCGCCCGGTCGGAGTGGTGTTCCAGGACTATCTGCTCTTCCCGCACCTGACGGCCCTCGACAACGTGGCCTTCGGGCCCCGCTGCCAAGGCGCGTCCAAGGCCGGGTCCCGGGCGCTGGCCGCCCGGTGGCTGGACCGTATGGGCCTCGCCGATCACGCCGGCGCCAAGCCCCGCAAGCTCTCCGGCGGCCAGGCCCAGCGCGTGGCGCTGGCCCGCGCCCTGGCCACGAACCCCCGACTGCTCCTGCTCGACGAGCCCCTCGCCGCCCTGGACGCCCGCACCCGGCTGGAAGTCCGCGCCCAACTCCGCCGCCACCTGGACGAGTTCGAGGCGGTCGCGGTGCTGGTCACGCACGATCCGCTGGACGCCATGGTGCTGGCCGACCGGCTGGTGGTCGTCGAGCACGGACGGGTCGTCCAGGAGGGCGCGCCGTCCCACATCGCCCGTCACCCGCGGACCGACTACATCGCCCAGCTGGTCGGCCTGAACCTCTACCGGGGCGAGGCCGACGGCCACACCGTCCGCCTCACCACCGGCCCGTCCCTCACCACCACGGAGCTGCTGTCCGGTCCGGCCTTCGTGGCCTTCCCGCCGAGCGCGGTCACCCTGCACCGCGACCGGCCGACCGGCTCCAGCGCCCGCAACCTCTGGCGCTGCGAGGTGGCCGGCCTGGAGACCCACGGCGATCAGATCCGCGCCGCGCTCACCGGCGAACTCCCCCTCGCCGCGGACCTGACCACGGTCGCCGCCGCCGAACTCGACCTGCACCCGGGCGCCACGGTCTGGGCGACGGTGAAGGCGGCCGAGACCCACGCGTACCCCGCCTGA
- a CDS encoding ATP-binding protein codes for MTTALATRQIVPPEDLYAAELAFLAAYDDGPRPPAWRLTPRAVVTFVMGSGGRALKLPDTAEAPDGVPRRLEVSAKFVGDRALVERCVVTLAGERGLLLVGEPGTAKSMLSELLSAAVCGTSGLVVQGTAGTTEDQLKYGWNYALLLAQGPSRQALVPSPVLTAMSRGGIARVEEVTRCLPEVQDSLVSLLSERRIAVPELAGGEDSLAHAAPGFNLIATANLRDKGVSEMSAALKRRFNFETVGPIADLDAETALVRSQARASVERAGAAFQVDDAVLEALVTAFRDLREGRSAEGWEVERPSTVMSTAEAVSVAGALGLAAAYFPGDQDVLGLLPGHLLGVVRKDDPADAARLRGYWDGPVRRRAEQGSATWRTLWDLRTVLEG; via the coding sequence ATGACCACCGCCCTCGCCACCCGCCAGATCGTCCCGCCCGAGGATCTGTACGCCGCCGAACTGGCCTTCCTCGCCGCGTACGACGACGGTCCGCGACCGCCCGCCTGGCGGCTCACGCCCCGTGCCGTCGTCACCTTCGTCATGGGCAGCGGCGGCCGGGCGCTGAAGCTGCCCGACACGGCCGAAGCACCGGACGGGGTGCCGCGGCGGCTGGAGGTGTCGGCGAAGTTCGTCGGCGACCGGGCGCTGGTCGAGCGCTGTGTCGTCACGCTCGCCGGCGAACGCGGACTGCTGCTGGTCGGTGAGCCCGGCACCGCCAAGTCCATGCTGTCGGAGCTGCTGTCGGCGGCGGTGTGCGGTACCAGCGGACTGGTCGTGCAGGGCACCGCGGGCACCACCGAGGACCAGCTCAAGTACGGCTGGAACTACGCCCTGCTACTGGCCCAGGGCCCCAGCCGGCAGGCCCTGGTGCCGTCGCCCGTGCTCACCGCCATGTCCCGGGGCGGCATCGCCCGGGTCGAGGAGGTCACCCGCTGTCTGCCCGAGGTGCAGGACTCGCTGGTCTCGCTGCTCTCCGAGCGGCGGATCGCGGTGCCCGAACTGGCGGGCGGCGAGGACTCGTTGGCGCATGCCGCGCCCGGCTTCAACCTCATCGCCACGGCCAACCTGCGGGACAAGGGCGTCTCGGAGATGTCCGCCGCGCTCAAGCGCCGCTTCAACTTCGAGACGGTCGGCCCGATCGCGGACCTCGACGCCGAGACCGCGCTGGTCCGCAGCCAGGCGCGGGCCTCGGTGGAGCGGGCGGGGGCCGCCTTCCAGGTCGACGACGCGGTGCTGGAGGCGTTGGTGACCGCGTTCCGTGATCTGCGGGAGGGGCGGTCCGCCGAGGGCTGGGAGGTGGAGCGGCCGTCCACGGTGATGAGCACGGCGGAGGCGGTGTCCGTGGCGGGCGCGCTGGGCCTGGCCGCGGCGTACTTCCCGGGCGACCAGGATGTGCTCGGGCTGCTGCCGGGCCATCTGCTCGGCGTGGTCCGCAAGGACGACCCGGCCGACGCGGCCCGCCTGCGCGGCTACTGGGACGGCCCGGTCCGGCGCCGCGCCGAGCAGGGCTCCGCCACCTGGCGCACCCTGTGGGACCTGCGCACGGTCCTGGAGGGCTGA
- a CDS encoding CBS domain-containing protein, protein MTHRIRDVMSPGAVAVEPMTTVEKAARVMSEQNVGDVLVAYDCDLFGVLTDRDIVVRAVAEGADPHTAAVGSVCSRPPVVTVTPDDTTDRAIELMRQYAVRRLPVVERGGCPVGMVSLGDLAVTEDPDTPLAEISRARPTH, encoded by the coding sequence ATGACTCATCGGATACGTGACGTGATGTCGCCCGGAGCGGTGGCCGTGGAGCCGATGACCACGGTGGAGAAGGCGGCCCGCGTGATGAGCGAGCAGAACGTCGGAGATGTGCTCGTGGCCTACGACTGCGACCTCTTCGGTGTGCTCACGGACCGGGACATCGTGGTCCGGGCCGTCGCCGAGGGGGCCGACCCGCACACCGCGGCCGTCGGCTCGGTGTGCAGCAGACCGCCGGTCGTCACCGTGACCCCCGACGACACCACCGACCGCGCGATCGAGCTGATGCGCCAGTACGCGGTACGGCGGCTGCCGGTGGTGGAGCGCGGTGGCTGCCCCGTCGGCATGGTCAGCCTCGGCGACCTCGCCGTCACCGAGGACCCGGACACCCCGCTCGCCGAGATCAGCCGGGCCCGACCGACCCACTGA
- a CDS encoding CapA family protein, translating to MGDGVVTLFLCGDVMLGRGVDQILAHPGDPALREPYVTDARDYVRLAESVNGPVPAPVPPTWPWGEALRALDASAPDARIVNLETAVTDDGAFAPGKEIHYRMHPGNLPALSAARPDVCVLANNHVLDFGPAGLTQTLASLSRAGLRTAGAGRDADEAHAPAAVALGGGGRVLVFGLGLESSGIPSSWAATEDRPGVAYLPAPVPDTVLERVRRFRRPGDLVVVSVHWGSNWGYRVPRDQVGFAHALVDGGVDVVHGHSSHHPRPVEVYRDRLILYGCGDFVDDYEGISGYQEYRDELRLMFLVSVAADSGRLTGLRMVPLRARRMRLERAGAADREWLRETVGRISAGVRIETADDGSLTLT from the coding sequence GTGGGCGACGGTGTCGTGACGCTGTTCCTGTGCGGCGATGTGATGCTCGGGCGTGGCGTCGACCAGATCCTCGCGCACCCCGGCGATCCGGCCCTGCGCGAGCCGTATGTGACGGACGCCCGCGACTACGTCCGCCTCGCGGAGTCGGTGAACGGCCCGGTCCCGGCCCCGGTGCCGCCGACGTGGCCGTGGGGCGAGGCGCTGCGCGCGCTCGACGCGAGCGCGCCGGACGCGCGGATCGTGAACCTGGAGACCGCGGTGACCGACGACGGCGCCTTCGCACCCGGCAAGGAGATCCACTACCGGATGCATCCTGGCAACCTCCCCGCGCTGTCCGCGGCCCGCCCCGACGTGTGCGTCCTCGCCAACAACCACGTCCTGGACTTCGGCCCCGCCGGTCTGACGCAGACCCTCGCTTCCCTGTCCCGCGCGGGGCTGCGCACGGCGGGCGCGGGACGGGACGCGGACGAGGCGCACGCACCGGCGGCGGTCGCGCTGGGTGGCGGGGGCCGGGTGCTGGTGTTCGGCCTGGGCCTGGAGTCCAGCGGGATCCCTTCGTCGTGGGCGGCGACCGAGGACCGCCCGGGCGTCGCGTACCTGCCCGCTCCGGTCCCGGACACCGTCCTGGAGCGCGTACGGCGGTTCCGGCGCCCCGGTGACCTCGTGGTGGTCTCGGTGCACTGGGGCTCCAACTGGGGCTACCGCGTCCCCCGGGACCAAGTCGGCTTCGCGCACGCCCTGGTGGACGGCGGTGTCGACGTCGTCCACGGACACTCCTCGCACCATCCGCGCCCGGTGGAGGTGTACCGCGACCGGCTGATCCTGTACGGCTGCGGCGACTTCGTCGACGACTACGAGGGAATCTCCGGATACCAGGAGTACCGCGACGAGTTGCGGCTGATGTTCCTCGTCTCGGTGGCGGCGGACAGCGGGCGGCTGACGGGGCTTCGGATGGTGCCGTTGCGGGCCCGGCGGATGCGTCTTGAGCGGGCCGGGGCGGCGGACCGGGAGTGGCTGCGGGAGACGGTCGGGCGGATCAGCGCCGGAGTGCGGATCGAGACGGCCGACGATGGTTCCCTGACGCTCACTTGA
- the polX gene encoding DNA polymerase/3'-5' exonuclease PolX encodes MARANDEIAALFREYADLISITGGDAFRARVYEKAARAIGGHHTDVSTLDAKGLKEIPGVGRSIAEKVEEYLASGGVAAVEELRARIPAGVRRLTAIPSLGPRKALMLYEELGISSVDELADAIHEERLRDLKGFGPRTEENLLHGIDLLRSAGGRVHIDVAAELAEEVVAALSEVGGVQRCAYAGSLRRGRETIGDIDVLVAARTSGPVTKAFTELPYVTEVIGSGEKKTSVRTDRGLSVDLRVVPKDSWGAAMLYFTGSKAHNIKIRERAVHQKLKLSEYGLFDAESGKKIVSRTEEDVYARLGLPWIAPTLREDRGEIEAGLDGGLPEPVTEADLRGDLHTHTDLTDGLAALEDMVAAATERGYAYYAITDHAPDLYMQRMTDERMLAQREQVRALKPSRGMRLLHGVELNIGPDGGVDWPDDFLADFDLCVASVHSHFTQDRETLTRRLVRACENPYVNIIGHPTTRLIGKRPGIDADLDEVFAACARTGTALEINAHPDRLDLGDEHILRARRHGVRFAIDSDAHAVPHLAHMRYGVATAQRGWLTKDDVINTWTLTRLKRFLRKGRA; translated from the coding sequence GTGGCTCGTGCCAACGACGAGATCGCCGCGCTCTTCCGGGAGTACGCGGACCTCATCTCGATCACCGGAGGAGACGCGTTCAGGGCGCGTGTCTACGAGAAGGCCGCCCGCGCGATCGGCGGCCACCACACCGATGTCTCCACCCTCGACGCCAAAGGCCTCAAGGAGATCCCCGGAGTCGGCAGGTCGATCGCCGAGAAGGTCGAGGAGTACCTGGCCAGTGGCGGTGTCGCCGCCGTGGAGGAGCTGCGGGCCAGGATCCCGGCCGGAGTGCGTCGGCTGACGGCGATCCCCTCCCTCGGGCCCCGGAAGGCCCTGATGCTCTACGAGGAGCTCGGCATCTCCTCCGTCGACGAGCTGGCCGACGCCATCCACGAGGAGCGGCTGCGCGATCTGAAGGGCTTCGGGCCGCGCACCGAGGAGAACCTGCTGCACGGCATCGACCTGCTGCGGTCCGCCGGAGGCCGGGTCCACATCGACGTCGCCGCCGAACTGGCCGAGGAGGTCGTCGCCGCGCTGTCCGAGGTCGGCGGCGTGCAGCGGTGCGCCTACGCGGGGTCGCTGCGCCGCGGCCGGGAGACCATCGGCGACATCGACGTCCTGGTAGCGGCCCGCACCTCGGGCCCGGTGACGAAGGCGTTCACCGAACTGCCGTACGTCACCGAGGTGATCGGCAGCGGCGAGAAGAAGACGTCCGTGCGCACCGACCGGGGGCTCTCCGTCGACCTGCGCGTCGTCCCGAAGGACTCCTGGGGCGCCGCGATGCTGTACTTCACCGGGTCCAAGGCGCACAACATCAAGATCCGCGAACGGGCCGTCCACCAGAAGCTGAAGCTCTCCGAGTACGGCCTGTTCGACGCCGAGAGCGGAAAGAAGATCGTCTCCCGCACCGAGGAGGACGTCTACGCGCGGCTCGGGCTGCCCTGGATCGCGCCCACGCTGCGCGAGGACCGCGGGGAGATCGAGGCCGGGCTGGACGGCGGGCTGCCCGAGCCGGTCACGGAGGCGGACCTGCGCGGCGATCTGCACACGCACACCGACCTCACGGACGGTCTCGCCGCCCTGGAGGACATGGTCGCCGCCGCCACCGAGCGCGGCTACGCCTACTACGCGATCACCGACCACGCCCCCGACCTGTACATGCAGCGCATGACCGACGAGAGAATGCTGGCCCAGCGCGAGCAGGTGCGGGCACTCAAACCCTCGCGCGGGATGCGCCTGCTGCACGGGGTCGAGCTGAACATCGGCCCGGACGGCGGCGTCGACTGGCCCGACGACTTCCTCGCCGACTTCGACCTGTGCGTGGCCTCGGTGCACTCGCACTTCACCCAGGACCGGGAGACCCTCACCCGGCGGCTCGTACGGGCCTGCGAGAACCCCTACGTCAACATCATCGGCCACCCCACGACCCGGCTGATCGGCAAGCGGCCCGGCATCGACGCCGACCTCGACGAGGTCTTCGCCGCCTGCGCCCGCACCGGCACCGCCCTGGAGATCAACGCCCACCCGGACCGGCTCGACCTCGGCGACGAGCACATCCTGCGAGCCAGGCGGCACGGGGTGCGGTTCGCGATCGACAGCGACGCCCACGCCGTACCCCACCTGGCCCATATGCGCTACGGCGTGGCGACGGCCCAGCGCGGCTGGCTGACCAAGGACGACGTGATCAACACCTGGACCCTGACCCGGCTCAAGCGCTTCCTGCGCAAGGGGAGGGCGTAG
- a CDS encoding vWA domain-containing protein has protein sequence MPLSPDEAMTALTDPAAPYLIGVRHHAPSLAAAMSALLDAAEPDVLLVELPAEMQEWLPWLAHEETQAPVALAAAPTGGDGGGPAFYPFAEFSPELAAARWAARRGVPVVACDLPLADRAWGEGRSAGGSGSAGPGIAEVLRARLTGRPGDDLWDRLVEATAPGSPPEALRRAALLTGWALREDAAASVGVPELDLRRERWMRARLAEATAKGERAALVIGAFHAPALVAAEPDAASEVDSPTVGGSWTTSLIPYTYALLDERSGYPAGIRDPEWQHLVWAAAGEPTALEEALTRAAVRVCAELRSLGHPSGPADAREITRLAGDLARLRGLPAAGRGELVEAVQTVLAQGEPYGRGRAVARAMERVLVGTRVGRPAPGAPRSGLAPAVESELAELGLPGPGAAGAARELRLDPLRSDLDRRRELLLRRLTVCRVPYAEAQEVTGAGGAEALTSRWEARWTPATAAMLTAAGVRGVTAAQAAEGVLRERRRTERDEGGSTAEQALRGLRESAECGLPALADERLADVAEVLPYSGTLPELLDGLALLDRLRAGHIPGLAADEHRTERAVAVAEALTSAAVRQVDGLTGSEDPADAHALLELAHRADQSGGIRLTDALTRLAADGSPLMRGAAGAVRVLLGHEAPDALGGRIASWVDSATTGESRSALTARLTGVLTAAGPLLESAPAALEPLLGRVAELSDRAFLDRLPALRGGFDTLSPAARERLLAAVEDRLGAGRAVTDTGGVDPVALATWTRADLAARADLERLGLLLSPRAAETREPETPGPATDLADRQLSPADRWRLVLGRRSDQLPRSAAGLATALDELYGSGRGEGSRGGLPGAGGGREAPYPGVREWSEELAALFGPGIREEVLAAAAAEGRTDVLAELDPDRVRPSVDLLRTVLRHAGGLPEARLAALRPLVRRLVDALTRELATRLRPALHGTALPRPSRRPGGGLDLPRTLRANLATARREPDGRVVVIPERPVFRTRAKRAADWRLILVTDVSGSMEASTVWAALTASVLAGVPTLSTHFLAFSTEVIDLTGHVEDPLSLLLEVSVGGGTHIAAGLRHARELVTVPSRTLVVVVSDFEEGYPLGGLLGEVRALVGAGCHVLGCASLDDAGRPRYSTGVAGQLVAAGMPVAALSPLELARWVGEKIA, from the coding sequence ATGCCCCTCTCCCCCGACGAGGCGATGACCGCCCTCACCGACCCGGCGGCCCCCTACCTCATCGGCGTTCGCCATCACGCCCCGTCCCTGGCCGCCGCCATGTCCGCTCTCCTGGACGCGGCCGAGCCCGATGTGCTGCTCGTCGAACTCCCGGCGGAAATGCAGGAATGGCTGCCGTGGCTGGCCCATGAGGAGACACAGGCACCGGTTGCGCTCGCGGCCGCGCCCACGGGTGGCGACGGGGGTGGTCCGGCGTTCTACCCGTTCGCCGAGTTCTCGCCCGAGCTGGCCGCTGCCCGCTGGGCGGCGCGGCGCGGGGTGCCGGTCGTCGCGTGTGATCTGCCGTTGGCCGACCGGGCGTGGGGTGAGGGGCGGAGCGCGGGCGGGTCGGGGTCAGCCGGTCCCGGTATCGCCGAGGTGCTGCGGGCCCGGCTGACCGGGCGCCCGGGGGACGATCTGTGGGACCGTCTGGTGGAGGCCACCGCTCCGGGCTCCCCGCCGGAGGCGCTGCGCCGGGCCGCTCTGCTCACGGGCTGGGCCCTGCGCGAGGACGCGGCGGCGTCGGTGGGCGTGCCCGAGCTGGATCTGCGGCGCGAGCGGTGGATGCGGGCGCGGCTGGCGGAGGCCACGGCGAAGGGGGAACGGGCGGCGTTGGTCATCGGCGCGTTTCACGCTCCGGCGCTGGTGGCGGCCGAGCCCGATGCCGCCTCGGAGGTCGACTCACCCACAGTGGGCGGGAGTTGGACCACCTCCCTCATCCCCTACACCTACGCCCTGCTCGACGAGCGCTCCGGATACCCGGCCGGCATCCGGGATCCGGAGTGGCAGCACCTGGTGTGGGCGGCGGCCGGGGAGCCGACCGCGCTGGAGGAGGCGCTGACGCGGGCGGCCGTGCGGGTGTGCGCCGAACTGCGCTCGCTCGGGCATCCGTCGGGGCCCGCCGACGCCCGGGAGATCACGCGCCTCGCCGGTGATCTGGCGAGGCTGCGGGGACTGCCCGCCGCGGGGCGTGGTGAGCTGGTCGAGGCCGTTCAGACGGTGCTCGCGCAGGGCGAACCGTACGGCCGGGGGCGGGCGGTGGCGCGGGCGATGGAGCGGGTGCTCGTCGGCACCCGCGTCGGGCGGCCCGCGCCCGGCGCGCCCCGCAGCGGTCTGGCCCCGGCGGTGGAGTCGGAGCTCGCGGAACTGGGCCTGCCGGGACCGGGAGCCGCCGGCGCCGCACGTGAGCTCCGGCTGGATCCGCTCCGTTCGGATCTGGACCGTCGGCGCGAACTGCTGCTGCGCCGCCTGACCGTGTGCCGGGTGCCCTACGCGGAGGCCCAGGAGGTGACCGGTGCGGGCGGCGCCGAGGCGCTGACCTCGCGCTGGGAGGCGCGCTGGACCCCGGCGACGGCGGCGATGCTGACGGCGGCCGGAGTGCGCGGGGTGACCGCGGCCCAGGCCGCCGAGGGAGTGCTGCGCGAGCGGCGCCGGACGGAGCGGGACGAGGGCGGGAGTACGGCCGAGCAGGCACTGCGGGGTCTGCGGGAGTCGGCGGAGTGCGGACTGCCCGCGCTCGCGGACGAACGGCTCGCGGATGTCGCCGAGGTGCTGCCGTACTCCGGCACGCTGCCCGAACTCCTCGACGGACTCGCCCTGTTGGACCGGCTGCGCGCCGGTCACATCCCGGGCCTCGCCGCCGACGAGCACCGTACGGAACGGGCCGTCGCCGTGGCCGAGGCGCTGACGTCCGCCGCGGTGCGCCAGGTGGACGGGCTGACCGGATCCGAGGACCCGGCCGACGCCCATGCCCTGCTCGAACTCGCCCACCGCGCCGATCAGTCGGGCGGTATCCGCCTCACCGACGCGCTCACCCGGCTCGCGGCCGACGGCTCGCCGTTGATGCGGGGCGCCGCCGGGGCGGTACGCGTCCTGCTCGGGCACGAGGCGCCGGACGCCCTGGGCGGCCGTATCGCCTCGTGGGTCGACTCGGCCACCACCGGGGAGTCCCGGTCGGCGCTGACCGCCCGGCTCACGGGCGTGCTGACCGCGGCCGGACCACTGCTGGAGTCGGCGCCGGCCGCGCTGGAGCCGCTGCTCGGCCGGGTGGCGGAGCTGTCGGACCGGGCGTTCCTGGATCGGCTGCCCGCGTTGCGCGGCGGCTTCGACACGCTCAGCCCGGCGGCTCGCGAGCGCCTGCTCGCCGCCGTGGAGGACCGCCTCGGCGCCGGACGAGCGGTGACCGACACCGGCGGCGTCGACCCCGTCGCGCTGGCCACCTGGACACGAGCCGACCTCGCGGCCAGGGCGGACCTGGAGCGGCTCGGGCTGCTGCTGTCACCCCGGGCGGCGGAAACGCGGGAGCCCGAAACCCCGGGACCCGCCACGGACTTGGCGGACCGGCAGCTCTCCCCCGCCGACCGCTGGCGGCTGGTGCTGGGGCGGCGCTCCGATCAACTCCCGCGTTCCGCGGCCGGGTTGGCCACCGCGCTGGACGAGCTGTACGGCTCCGGGCGCGGCGAGGGCAGCCGGGGCGGGCTGCCGGGAGCGGGCGGCGGCCGGGAGGCGCCGTATCCGGGGGTTCGGGAGTGGTCGGAGGAGCTGGCCGCGTTGTTCGGGCCGGGGATCCGGGAGGAGGTGCTGGCCGCCGCGGCGGCGGAGGGCCGTACCGATGTGCTGGCCGAGCTCGATCCGGACCGCGTGCGGCCGTCCGTGGATCTGCTGCGGACCGTGCTGCGGCATGCCGGCGGACTCCCGGAGGCACGGCTGGCCGCGCTGCGGCCCCTCGTACGGCGGCTGGTGGACGCCCTGACCCGGGAGCTGGCCACGCGACTGCGCCCCGCCCTGCACGGCACGGCTCTGCCGCGCCCGAGCCGGCGTCCGGGCGGCGGCCTGGACCTGCCGCGCACCCTGCGCGCCAACCTGGCGACCGCACGACGCGAGCCGGACGGCCGGGTCGTGGTGATCCCGGAGCGACCGGTGTTCCGCACCCGGGCGAAACGGGCCGCCGACTGGCGGCTGATCCTGGTGACGGACGTGTCCGGGTCGATGGAGGCGTCCACGGTCTGGGCCGCGCTCACCGCCTCGGTACTGGCCGGGGTGCCCACGCTGTCCACGCACTTCCTCGCCTTCTCCACCGAGGTCATCGACCTCACCGGTCATGTCGAGGATCCGTTGTCCCTGCTGCTGGAGGTCAGCGTGGGCGGCGGTACGCACATCGCCGCGGGGCTGCGGCACGCGCGTGAACTGGTCACGGTGCCGTCCCGGACGCTCGTGGTGGTGGTCAGCGACTTCGAGGAGGGCTATCCGCTCGGCGGGCTCCTCGGCGAGGTGCGCGCCCTGGTCGGGGCGGGCTGCCATGTGCTGGGCTGCGCGAGTCTCGACGACGCGGGCCGCCCGCGCTATTCCACCGGCGTCGCGGGACAGCTCGTCGCCGCGGGCATGCCGGTGGCCGCCCTCAGTCCGCTCGAACTCGCCCGCTGGGTAGGAGAGAAGATCGCATGA